The following are from one region of the Corylus avellana chromosome ca1, CavTom2PMs-1.0 genome:
- the LOC132164940 gene encoding uncharacterized protein LOC132164940, translating to MEQPRPGRRGAEAVLNLQPSSSISIAYHPLFGPHDDLILLELDEKLVPDVLQQRITLRGQPDEDAVLCTGSKTYAVKFVGTSNSVLLIPPSDQSEFCEDSLDCDGKDDGERGVVSVIKVAPGSMELVEVAPRLDKLKLLLSVSPYRFGEEIEMEDLEETEKSNRGLYKWDDLVQEVQASDDELRSGLQALSAVEIGSYWRIVDEKYMDTILRMLLHNSVLNDWSLDALNEDEVVGVLESDGFPQKLARHCLDVYGSKVDESVGSHVWRLDERRVCVHFAREILKEGKKKTESFMAEWLQKIPEGMRASFDMLEGEILTERFGVETWVRPFSVSSLPSSPAERFSILFRERPKWEWKDLQPYIRDLNVPGLSSEGLLLKYTRRTQPTMDAEPVLSAR from the exons ATGGAGCAACCACGGCCAGGTCGTAGAGGAGCAGAAGCAGTTCTGAATCTCCAACCCAGCTCTTCAATTTCTATTGCCTATCACCCTCTCTTTGGTCCTCATGATGATCTGATCCTCCTTGAGCTTGATGAGAAACTTGTCCCAGATGTTCTCCAACAAAG GATAACCTTAAGAGGACAGCCTGATGAAGATGCAGTTCTCTGCACTGGGTCAAAAACTTATGCTGTGAAGTTTGTTGGGACTTCCAATTCAGTATTGCTTATACCCCCTTCAGATCAATCAGAATTTTGTGAAGATTCTTTAGATTGTGATGGGAAAGATGATGGCGAACGAGGAGTTGTGTCTGTCATCAAAGTTGCACCTGGTAGCATGGAGCTTGTGGAAGTTGCTCCAAGACTTGACAAACTTAAATTGCTTCTCTCTGTGAGTCCTTACAGGTTTGGGGAAGAGATTGAAATGGAGGATTTGGAGGAGACAGAGAAAAGTAATAGAGGGCTGTATAAATGGGACGATCTTGTTCAAGAGGTTCAAGCTAGTGACGATGAATTAAGGTCTGGATTACAGGCTCTTTCAGCGGTGGAGATTGGTAGTTATTGGAGAATTGTCGATGAGAAGTACATGGACACAATTCTGAGGATGCTTTTACATAATTCAGTATTAAATGATTGGTCACTTGATGCACTTAATGAGGATGAAGTAGTGGGAGTGCTGGAATCTGATGGGTTTCCTCAAAAACTTGCACGGCATTGTTTGGATGTCTATGGTAGTAAGGTGGATGAGAGTGTGGGCAGCCATGTGTGGAGGTTGGATGAGAGGCGGGTATGTGTGCATTTTGCAAGAGAAATTCTGAAAGAAGGGAAGAAGAAAACTGAGAGTTTCATGGCAGAGTGGCTGCAAAAGATTCCGGAAGGGATGCGCGCAAGCTTTGATATGTTGGAAGGTGAAATTTTGACAGAGAGGTTTGGTGTTGAGACATGGGTTCGCCCCTTTAGCGTGTCTTCTCTGCCATCTTCACCGGCCGAGCGATTCTCCATCCTTTTCAGAGAGCGGCCGAAATGGGAGTGGAAGGATTTGCAGCCATACAtaag GGATCTGAATGTACCTGGTCTTTCTTCGGAAGGTTTGCTCCTAAAATACACTCGAAGAACACAGCCAACCATGGATGCGGAACCTGTTTTAAGTGCAAGATAG
- the LOC132167204 gene encoding protein PIN-LIKES 3-like isoform X2 → MIIGHIDFQKVFAPSTIAAIFGFIIGLVSPIRKILIGDDAPLRAVYSSVSLIGDAAIPCMTLIIGANLLRGLRGSGVGPLIILGVIAIRYIIMPLLGIVIVKAANHFGMVDSDSLFQFTLMLQYALPPAMNVGTISQLLETGQNECSIIFLWTYAVAAFALTLWSTIFMFVVA, encoded by the exons ATGATTATTGGGCACATTGACTTTCAAAAAGTGTTTGCACCATCTACAATCGCAGCG ATTTTCGGGTTTATCATCGGACTAGTCTCTCCAATTCGAAAGATACTGATTGGTGATGATGCTCCTCTTCGTGCCGTCTACAGTTCTGTGAGTTTGATAGG GGATGCAGCAATACCATGTATGACACTAATAATTGGAGCAAACCTTCTTAGAG GTCTCAGAGGCTCTGGAGTAGGTCCATTAATTATTCTAGGGGTTATTGCAATTCGGTACATTATCATGCCTTTACTGGGTATTGTAATTGTTAAGGCTGCAAACCATTTTGGCATGGTGGACTCAGATTCATTATTTCAGTTTACACTTATGCTTCAATATGCACTTCCACCCGCAATGAATGTAG GTACAATTTCTCAATTGCTTGAGACTGGACAGAACGAATGCTCTATCATTTTCCTATGGACTTATGCTGTGGCAGCATTCGCTCTAACACTCTGGTCAACCATCTTCATGTTCGTTGTTGCTTAA
- the LOC132167204 gene encoding protein PIN-LIKES 3-like isoform X1: MLIVLVLSSKSFVFVLQAVSMIFGFIIGLVSPIRKILIGDDAPLRAVYSSVSLIGDAAIPCMTLIIGANLLRGLRGSGVGPLIILGVIAIRYIIMPLLGIVIVKAANHFGMVDSDSLFQFTLMLQYALPPAMNVGTISQLLETGQNECSIIFLWTYAVAAFALTLWSTIFMFVVA; the protein is encoded by the exons ATGCTCATAGTGCTTGTTCTATCCAGCAAAAGCTTTGTCTTTGTGCTGCAAGCAGTCAGTATG ATTTTCGGGTTTATCATCGGACTAGTCTCTCCAATTCGAAAGATACTGATTGGTGATGATGCTCCTCTTCGTGCCGTCTACAGTTCTGTGAGTTTGATAGG GGATGCAGCAATACCATGTATGACACTAATAATTGGAGCAAACCTTCTTAGAG GTCTCAGAGGCTCTGGAGTAGGTCCATTAATTATTCTAGGGGTTATTGCAATTCGGTACATTATCATGCCTTTACTGGGTATTGTAATTGTTAAGGCTGCAAACCATTTTGGCATGGTGGACTCAGATTCATTATTTCAGTTTACACTTATGCTTCAATATGCACTTCCACCCGCAATGAATGTAG GTACAATTTCTCAATTGCTTGAGACTGGACAGAACGAATGCTCTATCATTTTCCTATGGACTTATGCTGTGGCAGCATTCGCTCTAACACTCTGGTCAACCATCTTCATGTTCGTTGTTGCTTAA
- the LOC132172711 gene encoding uncharacterized protein LOC132172711, whose product MARSDILVSPPISDEENEVSSAARFVTRRTEFQQTDMSNPQLSNRQMFPSIKVFRQAIRENNLRKGKDIRFKKNYRATCIVVCKDPGCRYRVYGRKCKDQDSFEIRSIQDKHTCTRQHRNSIVKSGWIADRLIDKFRVQPNMPLKAILGEVKDKWGVDVNKWQLYRDRRIAKEMLHGKDKLQYKKLWDYCETVRQTYQGSCVMMKVDRPLPDHPACFQRLYFSLAAMKKGFRAGCRPIIGLDGCFLKGTYKGQLLSAISKDDNNNMYPVALAVVEAETKDSWIWFLETLISDLGTPLAQGWTFISDRQKRLQPAFDVVLPGGDHRFCVRHLYANYRDTSHRGLALKDKL is encoded by the exons ATGGCCCGAAGTGACATTCTTGTATCCCCTCCTATAAGTGACGAGGAGAATGAGGTTTCATCTGCTGCCAGATTTGTAACTAGGCGAACAGAGTTTCAACAAACTGACATGTCAAATCCACAGTTGAGTAATAGGCAAATGTTTCCCTCAATCAAAGTATTTAGACAAGCAATTAGGGAAAACAATTTGAGGAAAGGTAAGGATataaggtttaaaaaaaattaccgaGCCACATGTATTGTCGTATGCAAGGATCCAGGTTGTAGGTATCGGGTTTACGGTCGTAAATGCAAGGATCAAGATTCATTTGAAATTAGATCGATACAAGACAAACACACTTGTACAAGGCAGCATAGGAATTCGATTGTGAAATCTGGATGGATTGCTGATAGACTTATTGATAAGTTTAGAGTGCAACCTAACATGCCATTGAAGGCAATTCTTGGGGAAGTGAAGGACAAgtggggtgttgatgttaaTAAATGGCAATTGTATAGGGATAGAAGAATTGCAAAGGAAATGCTTCATGGCAAAGACAAGCTGCAATACAAGAAGCTTTGGGATTATTGTGAAACCGTTAGACAAACATATCAGGGTAGTTGTGTCATGATGAAGGTTGATAGGCCTTTACCTGACCATCCGGCATGTTTCCAAAGGTTGTATTTCTCATTGGCTGCCATGAAGAAAGGTTTTCGAGCTGGTTGTAGGCCTATCATTGGGTTGGATGGATGCTTTTTGAAGGGGACTTATAAGGGACAGCTTTTGTCGGCCATTTCGAAGGATGACAATAATAACATGTACCCAGTGGCACTTGCAGTTGTTGAGGCAGAAACCAAAGACAGTTGGatatggtttcttgagactttgaTCTCAGATCTTGGCACCCCTCTTGCACAAGGATGGACATTTATTTCTGATCGTCAAAAG AGGCTGCAACCAGCGTTTGACGTGGTGCTTCCCGGGGGTGACCATCGGTTCTGTGTGAGGCATTTGTATGCGAACTATAGAGATACAAGTCATCGTGGTCTTGCATTGAAAGACAAGTTATGA
- the LOC132172719 gene encoding uncharacterized protein LOC132172719, translating to MTIRELVFEVHYGGKINRGFTNTYVGGDVDLHDETYDEDKLSFFEIEGIVKKYGYKSRDLLYYLEPGCSFQGGLKLISSDHNVLEMVAAHKGAPVIELYLVSFNEPAVNDDEYEDDNDDDDGEHGENNRIDRDDPYWEEVFESDLFDEDNNLLGPSMARGNVEEGGVEGNEEGDGEGNEGDDGDEDNDEEDESDEVAQDDN from the coding sequence ATGACTATACGAGAGCTTGTGTTTGAGGTGCATTACGGTGGTAAGATTAATAGGGGGTTTACGAACACATATGTGGGGGGTGACGTAGATCTGCATGATGAGACGTATGACGAGGAtaagttgtcattttttgagattgagggaatagtaaaaaaatatggatacAAGTCAAGGGATTTGCTGTATTACTTAGAGCCAGGTTGTAGTTTTCAAGgtggtttgaaattaatttcatcagaTCATAATGTCTTGGAAATGGTTGCTGCACATAAAGGGGCACCGGTTATTGAGTTGTACCTTGTTTCATTTAATGAGCCTGCAgttaatgatgatgaatatgaagacgacaatgatgatgatgatggtgaacATGGTGAAAATAATAGGATTGATCGAGATGATCCTTATTGGGAAGAAGTTTTCGAATCGGACTTGTTTGATGAAGATAACAACCTCCTTGGGCCATCCATGGCAAGGGGAAATGTTGAGGAGGGTGGTGTTGAGGGTAATGAGGAGGGTGATGGGGAGGGTAATGAGGGTGATGATGGGGATGAGGATAATGATGAGGAGGATGAGAGTGATGAGGTGGCGCAGGATGATAACTAA